A genomic segment from Gadus morhua chromosome 4, gadMor3.0, whole genome shotgun sequence encodes:
- the znf703 gene encoding zinc finger protein 703, translating into MLTAHSGHFLHPDYLQPLTSAPVSIELDAKKSPLALLAQTCSQIGKSDPPSASKASSMSSSGQGDKDPPSRPAPPSSGPRHGESGFKPYHKAGGEGRRDGSTRTLAPGVAGDNRGSGHSGNQQAFPAHPPVSPTSAPPGSTQQHPPPPPPPPLLKHNPPPAVGPPAADGDACLERASPGSTAGAPHGGGQLKKDANDGKLPRLSSPHLANSSHARASTNSSNGSSDGGSHAQEGSKCDPQATQAGLAPGHATPISPYKTGHPLFPLPSGAMAYHGSGMGAYPGFPSQFVQGLDQSKAKHPSSSPLSGASPPSLMQGLCRDPYCLSYPNAPHLGGGNPCLHPDPSSGLKSPGYPLIYPSHPLHSLHSNSLSSSASSSYSHPLYTYGFMLPNDHLPHACNWVSAAGPCDKRFPTSDELLAHLRSHTALHGGMDPKLMSAISSSGPTPCHMHPSYQSSVASMPSSYSLRPPPSLGMARYHPYSKVHHLAPGQTSMALPTMPSPGPYYPTYALYSQRLGCGSALGYP; encoded by the exons ATGTTGACGGCTCACTCAGGACATTTCCTCCACCCCGACTACCTGCAGCCGCTCACCTCCGCGCCCGTCAGCATCGAG CTGGACGCCAAGAAGAGCCCGCTGGCCCTGCTGGCGCAGACCTGCTCCCAGATCGGGAAGTCGGACCCCCCGTCTGCGTCCAAGGCCAGCTCCATGTCCTCCAGCGGCCAGGGGGACAAGGACCCCCCCAGCCGCCCGGCGCCGCCGAGCTCAGGCCCACGACACGGCGAATCAGGCTTCAAGCCCTACCACAAGGCGGGCGGGGAAGGGCGCAGGGACGGGTCGACCCGGACCCTCGCCCCGGGGGTTGCCGGGGACAACAGGGGGAGCGGCCATAGCGGTAACCAGCAGGCCTTCCCTGCCCACCCACCGGTCTCCCCGACCTCCGCACCCCCCGGAAGCACACAGCAGcaccctccacccccgcctccGCCCCCGCTCCtcaaacacaaccccccccccgccgtcggACCCCCGGCCGCTGACGGAGACGCGTGTCTGGAGCGGGCCAGTCCCGGCAGCACCGCCGGCGCCCCCCACGGCGGAGGCCAGCTCAAGAAGGACGCCAACGACGGTAAGTTGCCGCGCTTGAGCAGCCCCCACCTGGCCAACTCCAGCCACGCCCGGGCCAGCACCAACTCCAGCAACGGCAGCTCGGACGGCGGCTCCCACGCGCAGGAAGGAAGCAAGTGCGACCCTCAGGCCACGCAGGCCGGCCTCGCCCCGGGACACGccacccccatctccccctaCAAGACCGGCCACCCCCTGTTCCCCCTGCCGTCCGGCGCCATGGCCTACCACGGCTCCGGCATGGGGGCCTACCCCGGCTTCCCGTCCCAGTTCGTCCAGGGCTTGGACCAGTCCAAGGCCAAGCACCCAAGCTCCAGTCCGCTCAGCGGGGCCTCCCCTCCGTCGCTGATGCAGGGCCTGTGTCGGGACCCGTACTGCCTGAGCTACCCCAACGCGCCGCATCTCGGGGGGGGCAACCCCTGCCTCCACCCGGACCCTTCCTCCGGCCTCAAGTCCCCCGGGTACCCTCTCATCTACCCCTCCCACCCGCTGCACTCGCTCCACTCCAACAGCCTGTCGtccagcgcctcctcctcctactcccatCCCCTCTACACGTACGGCTTCATGCTCCCCAACGACCACTTGCCGCACGCCTGCAACTGGGTCTCCGCGGCGGGCCCGTGTGACAAGCGCTTCCCCACCTCGGACGAGCTGCTGGCTCACCTGCGCTCTCACACGGCCCTCCACGGAGGCATGGACCCTAAGCTGATGTCCGCCATCTCCTCGTCTGGGCCGACCCCGTGCCACATGCACCCCTCCTACCAGAGCAGTGTGGCCTCCATGCCCAGCTCCTACTCCCTGCGGCCGCCGCCCAGTCTGGGCATGGCGCGCTACCACCCCTACAGTAAGGTCCATCACCTGGCCCCCGGCCAGACCTCCATGGCCCTGCCCACCATGCCCAGCCCGGGGCCCTACTACCCTACGTACGCTCTCTACAGCCAGCGGCTGGGCTGTGGCTCTGCACTGGGCTACCCGTGA